The following proteins are co-located in the Spinactinospora alkalitolerans genome:
- a CDS encoding HD-GYP domain-containing protein, with protein MRALPIAARLYIGLIVLGAAAVLALGPYADIDPATLIFLVVLFVVAESITTTLVDNGNTGISPSAAVSLAAVVLVGPVGAAVVGFSSCITLRRQNLVKRLFNGAQLALTNYVAGHVFQFLGGGQGVPQVHDFPWIVLPFAIALLCHTLVNVALITVLMWCLGIVRIQRPRKVRWRPLATLELSSIGYNMLGLCIAAIWSAIGPFAVLLVLLPLFIARWAFDQYISEQRAHDATLATLCQAVETKDYYTRGHCMRVSRASGMIAQELGMHAERVQTIRYAGMLHDVGKLGVPTKVLQKSGGLTEEEFAAIQLHPMRGYEIVREIGFLDEALAGIMHHHERMDGRGYPMGLAGREIPEFARIICVADAFDCMTSTRSYRKARSTEEAIAELRRHAGPQFDPKMVDALISAVNRDGWQAPDAVEPPDDDIAEVAQQDHDDPSVPLRVAGESER; from the coding sequence TTGCGTGCGCTTCCGATCGCCGCGCGGTTGTACATCGGTCTCATCGTTCTCGGTGCCGCCGCCGTCCTGGCTCTCGGCCCCTACGCCGACATCGACCCCGCCACGCTCATCTTCCTCGTGGTCCTGTTCGTGGTGGCCGAGTCCATCACGACGACACTGGTGGACAACGGCAATACCGGCATCTCCCCCAGCGCGGCGGTCTCGCTGGCCGCGGTCGTCCTGGTGGGGCCGGTCGGCGCCGCGGTGGTCGGGTTCTCCTCGTGCATCACCCTCAGGCGGCAGAACCTCGTCAAGCGCCTGTTCAACGGGGCCCAACTCGCCCTCACCAACTACGTCGCCGGCCACGTCTTCCAGTTCCTGGGCGGCGGGCAGGGCGTCCCGCAGGTCCACGACTTCCCGTGGATCGTCCTGCCGTTCGCCATCGCGCTCCTCTGCCACACCCTGGTCAACGTCGCGCTCATCACCGTCCTGATGTGGTGCCTGGGCATCGTGCGGATCCAGCGGCCGCGCAAGGTCCGCTGGCGGCCGCTGGCGACCCTGGAGCTCTCGTCGATCGGCTACAACATGCTCGGCCTGTGCATCGCCGCGATCTGGAGCGCCATCGGGCCGTTCGCGGTGCTGCTCGTGCTGCTGCCGCTGTTCATCGCCCGCTGGGCCTTCGACCAGTACATCTCCGAACAGCGCGCGCACGACGCCACCCTCGCCACGCTCTGCCAGGCCGTGGAGACCAAGGACTACTACACCCGCGGCCACTGCATGCGGGTCTCCAGGGCCTCGGGCATGATCGCCCAGGAACTCGGCATGCACGCCGAACGGGTGCAGACCATCCGCTACGCCGGGATGCTGCACGACGTGGGCAAGCTCGGCGTCCCGACGAAGGTGCTGCAGAAGTCCGGCGGGCTCACCGAGGAGGAGTTCGCGGCCATCCAGCTCCACCCGATGCGCGGGTACGAGATCGTTCGCGAGATCGGCTTCCTCGATGAGGCGCTCGCCGGTATCATGCACCACCACGAGCGGATGGACGGGCGCGGCTACCCGATGGGACTGGCGGGCCGGGAGATCCCGGAGTTCGCACGCATCATCTGCGTCGCCGACGCCTTCGACTGCATGACGTCCACGCGCTCCTACCGCAAGGCCAGGTCCACGGAGGAGGCGATCGCCGAACTGCGCCGCCACGCCGGTCCGCAGTTCGACCCGAAAATGGTCGATGCGCTGATCAGCGCGGTGAACCGGGACGGGTGGCAGGCTCCCGACGCCGTCGAGCCCCCCGATGACGACATCGCCGAAGTGGCCCAGCAGGACCACGACGACCCCAGCGTGCCCCTGCGGGTCGCCGGGGAGAGCGAACGATGA
- a CDS encoding HD-GYP domain-containing protein, producing MTIHGTPPATRREGGRTRHRVDPTRLLLIAVAAGGAAASLLWTLVTGFTDAQAALAFGVLVALGELARIALPGQREAAPIASAGAIGYTFLLTTGADAAHHSAWQVIAVVALGLALGELPHIAVGRPPRWGDLARRLLIIEIIALAFRPFTDLLTTPSPHWWLGLCVMAALVMAAWLVDSSIAAAIRAERLRTRIGVAFRDELRAQIPIGMAIGASGILIALAASVMGLAALLVFTAPLLVTQVAFRRFAEIRLTYLQTVRALSRVTEVGGYVETGHSRRVGRLAHAVGCELGMRESDLLELEYAALMHDIGQLSLRDPIPSGATVLAPPSEQRRIAELGSAVIRETGVLDSVAELVRRQCEPHAGGGDGPPPLGSRIIKVANAFDDLVGESKDRDRIEAVLQRLRMDTESEYDADVVEALARVLNRPASHW from the coding sequence ATGACGATCCACGGCACGCCGCCGGCCACGCGCAGAGAAGGCGGGCGGACGCGGCACCGCGTCGATCCGACGCGGCTGCTGCTGATCGCCGTGGCCGCGGGCGGCGCCGCGGCCTCCCTGCTGTGGACGCTGGTCACCGGCTTCACCGATGCGCAGGCCGCGCTGGCCTTCGGCGTCCTGGTCGCCCTTGGCGAGCTCGCCCGCATCGCTCTGCCCGGCCAACGCGAGGCCGCGCCGATCGCCTCGGCCGGCGCGATCGGCTACACGTTCCTGCTGACCACCGGCGCCGATGCGGCCCACCACTCGGCCTGGCAGGTCATCGCGGTCGTCGCGCTCGGCCTCGCCCTGGGCGAGCTGCCGCACATCGCCGTCGGCCGCCCGCCCCGCTGGGGCGACCTCGCCCGCCGGCTGCTCATCATCGAGATCATCGCCCTGGCGTTCCGGCCCTTCACCGACCTGCTGACCACTCCTTCGCCGCACTGGTGGCTGGGGCTGTGCGTGATGGCGGCACTGGTCATGGCCGCCTGGCTGGTCGACTCGAGCATCGCGGCCGCCATCAGGGCCGAGCGGCTGCGCACCAGGATCGGCGTGGCGTTCCGCGACGAGCTGCGCGCCCAGATCCCGATCGGCATGGCCATCGGTGCGTCCGGCATCCTGATCGCCCTGGCGGCCAGCGTCATGGGTCTGGCGGCCCTGCTGGTGTTCACCGCGCCGCTGCTGGTGACCCAGGTGGCGTTCCGCCGGTTCGCCGAGATCCGGCTGACCTACCTGCAGACGGTGCGGGCCCTTTCGCGGGTGACCGAGGTCGGCGGCTACGTCGAGACCGGCCACTCGCGCCGGGTCGGCCGACTGGCCCACGCGGTCGGGTGCGAACTGGGCATGCGCGAGTCCGACCTGCTGGAGCTGGAGTACGCGGCGCTGATGCACGACATCGGGCAGCTTTCGCTGCGCGACCCGATCCCCAGCGGCGCCACGGTGCTCGCGCCGCCGAGCGAGCAGCGCCGCATCGCCGAGCTGGGATCGGCGGTGATCCGCGAGACCGGTGTCCTCGACAGCGTCGCCGAGCTGGTGCGCCGGCAGTGCGAGCCGCACGCGGGCGGCGGCGACGGTCCGCCGCCCCTGGGCAGCCGCATCATCAAGGTCGCCAACGCGTTCGACGACCTCGTGGGGGAGTCCAAGGACCGGGACCGCATCGAGGCCGTCCTGCAGCGCCTGCGGATGGACACCGAGTCGGAGTACGACGCCGATGTGGTGGAGGCCCTGGCGCGGGTGCTGAACCGCCCCGCGTCGCACTGGTAG